The proteins below are encoded in one region of Clostridium estertheticum:
- a CDS encoding GDP-L-fucose synthase family protein — translation MKTDSKIYVAGHRGLVGSAIVRNLKEKGYTNIIGRSHSELDLMNQQDVRSFLKKEKPEYVFQAAAKVGGIGANSSYPADFIYENMEMQNNLIKAAHDFKVTKLLFLGSSCIYPKNCPQPIKEEYLLSGYLEPTNEGYAIAKIAGLKMCQFYKKQYGDNFISCMPTNLYGSNDNYDLNNSHVMPALIRKFHEAKVNNESVVEIWGTGKPLREFLYVDDMADACVYLMENYDGEEHVNVGTGKELTIGELAEMVKRVVGFTGELMFNGEKPDGTKRKLLDVSKLEGTGWKYKVEIEDGVRMEYEWFRENYK, via the coding sequence ATGAAAACAGACAGCAAAATTTATGTAGCTGGACATAGAGGACTTGTAGGTTCAGCTATAGTTCGCAATCTGAAGGAAAAAGGATATACAAACATAATAGGAAGGAGTCATAGTGAATTAGATTTAATGAATCAGCAGGATGTTAGAAGCTTTTTAAAAAAAGAAAAACCGGAATACGTTTTTCAAGCTGCAGCGAAAGTTGGTGGAATTGGAGCTAATAGTTCATATCCAGCTGATTTTATATATGAAAATATGGAAATGCAAAACAACCTTATAAAGGCAGCACATGATTTCAAAGTTACAAAACTTTTGTTTCTAGGCAGCTCTTGTATATATCCTAAAAATTGTCCTCAACCAATTAAAGAGGAATATTTACTCTCAGGATATCTTGAACCAACAAATGAAGGTTACGCAATAGCCAAAATTGCAGGACTTAAAATGTGTCAATTTTATAAAAAACAATATGGGGACAATTTTATAAGCTGTATGCCAACTAATCTTTATGGATCAAATGACAATTATGATTTGAATAATTCACATGTTATGCCCGCACTTATTAGAAAATTCCATGAGGCTAAAGTTAATAATGAATCAGTAGTTGAAATTTGGGGAACAGGAAAGCCACTTCGTGAGTTTTTATATGTAGATGATATGGCCGATGCCTGCGTGTATTTAATGGAAAATTATGATGGTGAAGAACATGTAAATGTGGGGACTGGTAAAGAACTTACTATAGGGGAACTAGCAGAGATGGTTAAAAGGGTAGTTGGGTTTACTGGTGAGTTAATGTTTAATGGAGAGAAACCTGATGGGACTAAAAGAAAGCTTTTAGATGTTAGTAAGCTTGAGGGGACTGGATGGAAGTATAAGGTTGAGATTGAAGATGGAGTTAGGATGGAATATGAGTGGTTTAGGGAAAATTATAAATAA
- the gmd gene encoding GDP-mannose 4,6-dehydratase: MKRALITGITGQDGSYLTELLLEKGYEVHGIIRRASSFNTKRIDHLFENPEIGNKTLFLHHGDLTDSSNLNRILEKVKPDEIYNLGAQSHVQVSFEVPEYTADTDGMGTLRILDAIKESGLKCKFYQASTSELFGGLPGTAPQSEKTPFYPKSPYGVAKLYSYWITVNYRESFDLFACNGILFNHESPRRGETFVTRKVTRAIASIVSGKQEKLSLGNMDAKRDWGFAGDYVQAMWLLLQQEKPQDLVIATNETHTVREFVELAFKEIGIDIEWVGSGVEEKGYDELTGKLYVDINPKYFRPAEVELLWGDCTKAETELKWERKVSFKELVKMMVDGDMREIAGISPDEFIAQTQAAITK, from the coding sequence GTGAAAAGAGCATTAATAACAGGAATAACAGGGCAAGATGGATCGTATTTAACTGAATTATTATTAGAAAAAGGTTATGAAGTACATGGAATAATAAGGCGGGCTAGTTCTTTTAATACAAAAAGGATAGATCATTTGTTTGAAAATCCTGAAATAGGAAATAAAACATTGTTTTTGCATCATGGTGATTTAACTGATTCAAGTAATTTAAATAGAATATTAGAAAAAGTAAAACCAGATGAAATATATAATTTAGGTGCTCAAAGCCATGTACAGGTATCGTTTGAGGTTCCAGAATATACTGCGGATACAGATGGTATGGGAACTCTTAGAATACTCGATGCAATAAAAGAAAGCGGATTAAAGTGCAAATTTTATCAAGCATCGACTTCAGAACTTTTCGGAGGATTACCTGGAACAGCGCCACAAAGTGAAAAGACGCCCTTTTATCCCAAAAGTCCGTACGGAGTAGCAAAGCTATATTCTTATTGGATAACTGTGAACTACAGAGAATCTTTTGATTTGTTTGCATGTAATGGAATATTATTCAATCATGAATCACCCAGGCGTGGAGAGACTTTTGTTACAAGAAAGGTAACAAGAGCAATTGCTAGTATTGTTTCAGGTAAACAAGAAAAATTATCTCTTGGTAATATGGATGCAAAAAGAGATTGGGGATTTGCGGGAGATTATGTACAAGCTATGTGGTTGTTACTTCAACAGGAAAAGCCGCAAGATCTTGTTATAGCAACAAATGAAACTCATACAGTTAGAGAATTTGTAGAATTAGCATTTAAAGAAATTGGTATAGACATAGAATGGGTTGGCAGCGGAGTAGAGGAAAAAGGATATGATGAATTAACAGGAAAACTTTACGTTGATATAAATCCTAAATACTTTAGACCCGCAGAAGTTGAACTACTTTGGGGAGATTGTACAAAGGCTGAAACAGAGCTTAAATGGGAGAGAAAAGTTAGTTTTAAAGAACTAGTTAAGATGATGGTAGATGGTGATATGAGAGAAATAGCTGGCATTAGTCCAGATGAGTTTATAGCCCAAACTCAAGCAGCTATAACTAAATAA
- a CDS encoding mannose-1-phosphate guanylyltransferase, with the protein MLCALIMAGGKGTRFWPLSTEEKPKQFLKLLGEDTMLQMSVKRLEKLIPIERIFIVTGTRYMDLVREQIPNLPLQNIIVEPVGKNTAPCIALSAFHIDKIYEDATIAVLPSDHLIKNEASFLEVLNCADEFVNENTEAIVTIGMKPDRAETGYGYINYGDMNCDLNGNELREVKNFVEKPDSHKANEYLKDGNYLWNGGMFIWKATNILKLTKQYLLNTFEVLSEIAATREEDYHKVLQEKYINIDSISVDFGIMEKAKDIYVIPADFGWDDVGSWEAIERYREKDNNNNVCMGNVKKFDCSNNIIISNGKPIVISGLQDTFVLESDDMIFIGKKDGMESISELKNRIS; encoded by the coding sequence ATGTTATGTGCACTTATAATGGCAGGAGGTAAAGGAACGAGGTTTTGGCCTTTATCCACAGAAGAAAAGCCAAAGCAATTCTTAAAACTTTTAGGTGAAGATACAATGCTTCAAATGAGTGTTAAAAGGCTGGAAAAACTTATTCCTATAGAAAGAATATTTATAGTTACAGGCACTCGGTATATGGACTTGGTTAGGGAGCAGATTCCTAATTTGCCACTTCAAAATATTATTGTAGAGCCAGTAGGAAAAAACACTGCGCCTTGTATTGCTCTCTCTGCTTTTCATATTGATAAAATATATGAAGATGCAACAATAGCAGTACTTCCGTCTGATCATCTTATTAAAAATGAAGCGAGTTTTTTAGAAGTCTTAAACTGCGCTGATGAATTTGTGAATGAAAATACAGAGGCAATAGTTACTATAGGTATGAAACCAGATAGAGCCGAAACGGGTTATGGATATATAAATTATGGCGATATGAACTGTGATTTAAATGGCAACGAGCTGCGAGAAGTTAAAAACTTTGTAGAAAAACCAGATTCACATAAGGCTAATGAGTATTTAAAAGATGGAAACTATCTTTGGAACGGTGGAATGTTTATTTGGAAGGCAACAAACATTTTAAAACTTACGAAGCAATATTTACTAAATACTTTTGAAGTCTTAAGTGAGATAGCAGCAACAAGGGAAGAAGATTATCATAAAGTATTACAAGAAAAATATATTAATATTGATAGTATATCTGTAGATTTTGGAATTATGGAAAAAGCAAAAGACATATATGTTATACCAGCTGATTTTGGATGGGATGATGTAGGAAGCTGGGAAGCTATTGAAAGATATAGGGAAAAAGACAATAATAACAATGTTTGTATGGGTAATGTAAAAAAATTTGATTGTAGTAATAACATTATTATTAGTAATGGTAAACCTATAGTTATTTCAGGACTTCAAGATACATTTGTGCTTGAATCCGATGATATGATATTTATTGGTAAAAAAGATGGTATGGAGAGTATAAGTGAACTTAAAAATAGAATTAGTTAG
- a CDS encoding SH3 domain-containing protein, with product MYNDDYKFPDFMKKASFWMKDINDAKKTILSTDEIKKFNNNLKLKITSLYDLDSIDDTISSKTLRNHIQSYKLPMKDMYDINGELLHNDYLKKIMVNTNLEEIKDFTLIKYGMSIRKTSVRSFPVNNPAFSSIEHSKINNFDRFQETSCFPFEPVLILHQSADKQWYFVNIYNYFGWVKADDIALATDKEEVFEYATSKDFLMVIAKETTLTLNKKNSSPITIKCGMGTRLCYLNNHESNLVQDYKVRFPTRGSRGDLLFETGIISKNKDIIKGNLPYTRYNIINQALKFIGTPYDWGDKFSGKDCSSFILTIYKCFGILLPRNDDHQENSFVNDVNSIVFNKADILNKRYYKIDKLKPGAAIFMQGHVMMYLGKYKETHYMVHSFSQYGVKKGSSYETHTALMVAISTVDLLSASGIPFIQKFTSAVHYE from the coding sequence ATGTATAATGATGATTATAAATTTCCTGATTTTATGAAGAAAGCTTCCTTTTGGATGAAAGATATTAATGATGCAAAAAAGACAATATTATCTACTGATGAAATTAAAAAGTTCAATAATAACCTTAAACTTAAAATAACTTCTTTATATGATTTAGATAGTATCGATGATACTATATCTTCTAAAACTCTCAGAAATCACATACAATCATATAAACTGCCCATGAAAGATATGTATGATATAAATGGTGAGTTACTTCATAATGATTATTTAAAAAAAATCATGGTTAATACTAACCTAGAAGAGATCAAGGATTTTACTTTGATAAAATACGGTATGAGTATAAGAAAGACATCAGTACGAAGTTTTCCTGTAAATAACCCGGCTTTTTCCTCTATAGAGCATAGTAAAATAAATAATTTTGATAGGTTTCAAGAAACCAGTTGCTTTCCCTTTGAACCAGTATTAATACTCCATCAAAGCGCGGATAAACAGTGGTATTTTGTAAACATTTATAATTATTTTGGATGGGTTAAAGCTGATGATATAGCATTAGCTACAGATAAAGAAGAAGTTTTTGAGTATGCTACAAGCAAAGATTTTTTAATGGTTATAGCCAAAGAAACCACTTTGACTCTAAATAAAAAAAACTCTTCACCAATAACTATAAAATGTGGAATGGGTACAAGGCTTTGTTACTTAAATAATCATGAATCTAACTTAGTTCAGGATTATAAAGTAAGATTTCCAACACGGGGTAGTCGCGGTGACCTTCTTTTTGAAACTGGTATTATAAGTAAAAATAAAGATATTATAAAAGGAAATCTTCCCTATACAAGGTATAATATAATAAATCAGGCACTTAAATTTATTGGTACACCCTACGATTGGGGAGATAAGTTTTCTGGAAAAGACTGTTCCAGCTTTATCCTAACAATTTATAAGTGTTTTGGAATCTTACTTCCACGTAATGACGATCACCAGGAAAATAGTTTTGTAAATGATGTTAATTCTATCGTTTTCAATAAAGCTGATATTCTAAATAAAAGATACTATAAAATTGATAAGTTAAAACCAGGTGCTGCAATCTTTATGCAAGGGCATGTAATGATGTACCTTGGCAAATATAAAGAGACTCATTATATGGTTCATAGTTTTTCACAATACGGTGTTAAAAAGGGATCATCATATGAAACACATACTGCCTTGATGGTTGCAATTTCCACCGTAGATCTATTAAGCGCAAGTGGTATACCTTTTATACAAAAATTCACTTCTGCAGTACATTATGAATAA
- a CDS encoding dipeptide epimerase, with protein sequence MKITDIEIGHISVPLKTPFKTAIRTVTSVEDTIVMIKTDSISVGYGEAPPTGVITGDTRGAIASAINDHIKKAIVGMDIENFQEIMIKLNKCIVKNTSAKAAIDMALYDLYGQLYKAPLYKLLGGYRNELITDITISVNDQEVMAKDSFHAIGLGYKTLKIKVGTDSATDIKRLKAIRDIVGGGVNIRIDANQGWKPKEAVLTLRKMEDAGLDIEFVEQPVKAHDIEGLKFVTDNVSIPVMADESAFSPMDALKIMQIRAADLINIKLMKTGGIYNALKICSIAEVYGVECMMGCMLEAKISVTAAAHLAAAKSIITKIDLDGPILCSADPIIGGSIFNESLIKFSNAPGLGISGILGINKKF encoded by the coding sequence TTGAAAATCACTGATATTGAAATAGGACATATTTCTGTGCCTTTAAAAACACCTTTTAAAACAGCTATAAGAACCGTAACTTCTGTGGAAGATACTATAGTTATGATTAAAACAGATTCAATTAGCGTTGGCTATGGTGAGGCTCCACCTACTGGTGTAATAACTGGCGACACTAGAGGCGCTATCGCTTCTGCTATTAATGATCATATTAAAAAAGCAATTGTAGGTATGGACATAGAAAATTTTCAAGAAATCATGATCAAGTTGAACAAGTGTATTGTTAAAAATACTAGTGCCAAAGCCGCTATAGATATGGCTCTTTATGATCTTTATGGACAATTATATAAAGCACCCTTATATAAGTTACTTGGCGGTTATAGAAATGAACTTATAACTGATATCACTATAAGTGTAAATGACCAAGAGGTGATGGCTAAAGATAGTTTTCACGCAATTGGACTTGGCTATAAAACACTAAAAATAAAAGTAGGTACCGATTCGGCCACAGATATAAAAAGGTTAAAAGCTATAAGGGACATTGTTGGTGGAGGCGTGAATATCAGGATTGATGCAAATCAAGGCTGGAAACCTAAAGAAGCTGTTTTGACACTTAGAAAAATGGAGGATGCTGGACTAGATATTGAATTTGTTGAACAACCTGTTAAGGCCCATGATATAGAAGGTTTAAAGTTTGTTACTGATAATGTTTCTATACCAGTTATGGCCGATGAGAGTGCTTTTTCTCCTATGGATGCGCTTAAAATTATGCAGATTCGTGCGGCTGATCTCATCAATATAAAGCTTATGAAGACTGGTGGAATTTACAATGCATTAAAGATATGTTCAATAGCCGAGGTATATGGCGTTGAATGTATGATGGGCTGCATGTTAGAAGCAAAAATCAGTGTTACAGCAGCTGCGCATCTTGCAGCTGCCAAAAGCATTATTACAAAAATAGATTTAGATGGTCCAATACTCTGTAGTGCTGATCCCATAATAGGTGGTTCGATTTTTAATGAAAGTCTAATAAAGTTTTCAAATGCACCTGGCCTTGGAATTAGTGGAATATTGGGGATTAATAAAAAATTTTAA
- a CDS encoding serine hydrolase, with translation MLKNILLNYLSDAKLKYSIYIKDLNHGDICEINQFKIVSSASIIKLFIMGSTLERVSNGTLSLKDRITINKKEKVPFSILTLLDDDNSYTINDLILLMIIQSDNTATNKLIDIIGFGSINDFIKKHNFNSSTLQRKMMDNESRLKGIDNLCNISDCVLFLELIYNGKLINEEYSKLMVSILTHQLDDSMMKINLPANITIAHKTGDLDFLKHDVGIVYTSKTDYIFSMFTWEAISDNYAKNLIGNVSKITYDYFMNGGKYFENH, from the coding sequence ATGCTCAAAAATATTCTTCTAAATTATTTAAGTGATGCTAAATTAAAATATTCAATTTATATTAAGGATCTAAATCACGGGGATATTTGTGAAATAAATCAATTTAAAATAGTATCTTCTGCTTCCATAATAAAACTTTTTATCATGGGGTCAACTTTAGAAAGAGTATCCAATGGGACCTTATCTTTAAAAGATAGGATAACTATAAATAAAAAAGAAAAAGTTCCATTTAGTATTTTAACTCTTCTTGACGATGATAATTCATATACTATAAATGATTTAATTTTATTAATGATTATACAAAGTGACAATACAGCAACTAACAAACTCATTGATATCATAGGCTTCGGTTCTATTAATGATTTCATAAAAAAGCATAATTTTAACAGCTCTACTCTGCAAAGAAAGATGATGGACAATGAATCTAGACTTAAGGGTATTGACAATTTATGCAATATTTCTGATTGCGTTCTATTCCTAGAACTTATCTATAATGGTAAACTAATTAATGAAGAATATAGTAAACTCATGGTAAGTATATTAACTCACCAGTTAGACGATTCAATGATGAAAATTAATTTACCTGCTAATATTACTATAGCCCATAAAACTGGAGATTTAGACTTTTTAAAGCATGATGTTGGTATTGTATATACATCTAAAACCGATTATATTTTTTCTATGTTTACCTGGGAAGCTATCAGCGATAATTACGCGAAAAACTTAATAGGTAATGTTTCCAAAATAACTTATGATTATTTTATGAATGGAGGAAAATATTTTGAAAATCACTGA
- a CDS encoding peptide ABC transporter substrate-binding protein, translating into MNKKSLSKKLTMALCIVLAMATLSGCGSKTSVKETTKDEQSIVYNLKEEPDTIDPGLLTTVDGMTVANQVFEGLTRLDETNKAVPAAAEKIDYDPANPTKYVFHIRKDAKWSDGKALTANDFEYAWKRVLAPKTASDYANQLYYLKNGQAYNSGKAKASDVGVKAIDANTLEVNLESPTPYFLQLCALSTLMPVRQDIVEKAPEKWALTPATYVGNGPFKLTSWTHDASMDYVKNENYWNKAQVKLDKMKFVMIVQTTSALAAFETGEVDYLDEVPTNDIPKLISDKKAVSVPYIGNYYISLNNKIKGLDNVKVRKALSLAIDRSLLIKAVWKDPRKPATAWIPYGIADSDATKQFRTVGGDFYKGTADVAAAKKLLAEAGYPNGKGFPVLEYAYNKNETHAKVAQAVQDMWKKNLGITVKLTEVDWKVFVPQRKSGNYQISRDGWIGDYMDPMTFMDILVTNNGNNDPKYSNLKYDALIASAKVEKDPAKRMVTIHDAEKILMDDMPMIPVAFYVSNVACKTYVKGVRKIPTGMMYFDRAYVEGKSKAE; encoded by the coding sequence ATGAATAAGAAAAGTTTAAGTAAAAAATTAACTATGGCTCTGTGCATTGTACTTGCTATGGCTACATTATCAGGTTGTGGAAGCAAAACATCTGTAAAGGAAACAACAAAAGATGAGCAATCTATTGTTTATAATTTGAAAGAAGAACCAGATACAATAGATCCAGGTCTACTTACAACTGTAGATGGAATGACAGTAGCGAATCAAGTTTTCGAGGGTTTAACCAGGCTTGATGAAACTAATAAAGCAGTACCTGCTGCTGCCGAAAAGATTGATTATGATCCTGCAAATCCAACAAAATACGTTTTCCATATAAGAAAAGATGCAAAATGGTCAGATGGGAAAGCTTTAACTGCAAATGATTTTGAATATGCTTGGAAAAGAGTTTTAGCTCCAAAAACTGCATCAGATTATGCTAATCAATTATATTACTTGAAAAATGGTCAAGCGTACAATTCTGGAAAAGCTAAAGCTAGCGATGTTGGAGTAAAGGCTATAGATGCTAATACTCTTGAAGTTAATCTTGAATCTCCAACACCATACTTCTTACAACTTTGTGCCCTTTCAACATTAATGCCTGTAAGACAGGATATAGTAGAAAAAGCTCCTGAAAAATGGGCACTCACTCCTGCAACATATGTTGGAAATGGACCATTTAAACTTACTTCATGGACTCATGATGCAAGTATGGATTATGTAAAAAATGAAAATTACTGGAATAAGGCCCAGGTTAAACTTGATAAAATGAAATTTGTAATGATAGTTCAAACTACCTCTGCTCTTGCAGCTTTTGAAACAGGCGAAGTAGATTACCTTGACGAGGTACCAACAAATGACATACCCAAATTAATAAGTGATAAAAAAGCTGTTTCAGTACCCTATATAGGCAATTATTATATATCACTAAATAATAAGATAAAGGGTTTAGACAATGTTAAAGTTAGAAAAGCTTTATCTTTAGCTATTGATAGATCTTTACTTATAAAAGCAGTGTGGAAAGATCCTCGTAAACCTGCAACAGCATGGATTCCATACGGTATTGCTGATTCAGATGCAACAAAGCAGTTTAGAACTGTAGGTGGAGATTTCTATAAAGGAACAGCAGATGTTGCTGCTGCGAAGAAGCTTCTTGCTGAGGCTGGTTACCCTAATGGAAAAGGATTCCCTGTACTTGAATATGCTTACAATAAAAATGAGACTCACGCAAAAGTAGCTCAAGCAGTACAAGATATGTGGAAGAAAAATTTAGGAATAACTGTGAAACTAACAGAAGTTGATTGGAAAGTATTCGTTCCACAAAGAAAATCAGGAAATTATCAAATATCTAGAGATGGATGGATTGGTGACTATATGGATCCAATGACTTTTATGGACATTCTTGTGACCAATAATGGAAACAATGACCCTAAATACAGTAATCTAAAATACGATGCATTAATAGCTAGTGCAAAAGTAGAAAAAGATCCCGCTAAGCGAATGGTAACAATACATGATGCAGAAAAGATATTGATGGATGATATGCCAATGATTCCAGTAGCTTTTTATGTTAGTAATGTAGCTTGCAAAACTTATGTTAAAGGAGTTCGTAAAATACCTACTGGTATGATGTACTTTGACAGAGCATATGTAGAAGGTAAATCTAAAGCAGAATAG
- a CDS encoding ABC transporter ATP-binding protein codes for MNNQETLLSIKNLTKYFPVKKKLFSKETSFVKAVDDISFDIKKGETLGLVGESGCGKTTCGRTLLKLYEPTSGEIIYNGQHIETLSPKEMLSYRKKMQIIFQDPYASLDSRMTVGDIIGETIDIHKLSTGNVRKERIKQLLDIVGLNNEHINRYPHEFSGGQRQRIGIARALAIEPEFIVCDEPISALDVSIQAQIVNMLEELQQNMGLTYLFIAHDLSMVKHISNRVGVMYLGKMMEIGESNEVYLHPLHPYTQALLSSIPLPDPDEAAASKRIILKGDIPSPIDPPVGCRFAGRCKFVKDICITETPILKNMGGDHSVACHLY; via the coding sequence ATGAATAACCAAGAGACTTTATTGTCAATAAAAAATTTAACAAAATATTTTCCAGTTAAAAAAAAGCTTTTCAGTAAAGAAACAAGTTTTGTCAAAGCCGTTGATGATATAAGTTTTGATATAAAAAAAGGAGAAACTTTAGGCCTAGTAGGTGAATCGGGTTGTGGAAAGACAACCTGTGGTAGAACCCTTTTAAAACTATATGAACCAACCTCTGGTGAAATTATATACAATGGGCAACATATTGAAACCCTTTCTCCAAAGGAAATGCTTTCTTATAGGAAGAAAATGCAAATAATATTCCAAGACCCATATGCTTCTCTTGATTCGAGGATGACAGTTGGTGATATCATTGGTGAAACAATAGATATTCATAAACTTTCAACTGGAAATGTACGAAAAGAAAGAATTAAACAACTATTAGACATTGTTGGACTTAATAATGAGCATATAAATAGATACCCTCACGAATTTTCAGGTGGTCAAAGACAAAGGATAGGAATTGCTAGAGCCTTAGCAATTGAACCTGAGTTTATAGTTTGTGATGAACCTATTTCAGCCCTTGATGTTTCTATTCAAGCTCAAATAGTAAATATGTTAGAAGAATTACAGCAAAATATGGGGCTTACTTATCTTTTTATTGCTCATGACTTATCTATGGTAAAACATATTTCAAATAGAGTTGGAGTAATGTATTTAGGTAAAATGATGGAAATCGGTGAGAGTAACGAGGTATATTTGCATCCTTTGCATCCATACACTCAAGCACTATTATCTTCAATACCATTACCAGACCCGGATGAAGCTGCAGCAAGTAAAAGAATTATACTTAAGGGAGATATTCCAAGTCCTATAGACCCACCTGTGGGATGTAGGTTCGCAGGTAGATGTAAATTTGTTAAAGATATTTGTATAACCGAAACCCCTATATTAAAGAATATGGGTGGAGATCATAGTGTAGCTTGTCATCTTTATTAA
- a CDS encoding ABC transporter ATP-binding protein, whose protein sequence is MEDILEIKNLNTSFFTHVGEVKAVRNVSITLEKGSALGIVGESGSGKSVTMLSIMKLLTDNGKVTGGQIIFDKTDITNYNNKAMRSIRGNSISMIFQDPMTSLNPVLTIGKQMIEPIMLHKKLSKQEGKKLAIDMLKLVGISSPETRLKQYPHEFSGGMRQRVMIAIAISCNPKLIIADEPTTALDVTIQAQILELFKDVRKKLNTSIILITHDLGIVADLCDSVNVMYGGCIVERGSTREIFYNAKHPYTWGLLNSVPNPKTLIREKLNPIEGQPPDLLDPPKGCPFAPRCDYAMEVCLTDMPEDFVITKESSAGSIHSAACWLNHPDAPKVERKLREAQKL, encoded by the coding sequence GTGGAAGACATTTTAGAAATCAAAAATTTAAATACATCTTTTTTTACTCACGTTGGCGAAGTAAAAGCAGTTAGAAATGTATCCATCACTCTCGAAAAAGGCAGTGCTTTAGGTATTGTTGGAGAATCGGGTAGTGGGAAATCTGTAACTATGCTTTCCATAATGAAGTTATTAACTGATAATGGCAAAGTAACTGGAGGTCAAATTATATTTGATAAAACAGATATAACAAATTATAACAATAAGGCTATGAGGAGTATTCGTGGTAATTCCATTAGCATGATATTTCAAGATCCTATGACTTCTCTTAATCCTGTTCTGACCATTGGTAAGCAAATGATAGAGCCTATTATGTTACATAAAAAGCTCTCAAAACAAGAAGGAAAAAAACTAGCAATAGATATGCTTAAGCTTGTTGGGATTTCAAGTCCTGAAACAAGATTAAAACAGTATCCTCATGAATTTTCAGGTGGTATGCGGCAAAGAGTAATGATTGCAATAGCTATTTCCTGTAATCCAAAACTAATAATTGCCGATGAACCAACAACAGCACTTGATGTAACTATTCAAGCTCAAATACTAGAGTTATTTAAGGATGTAAGAAAAAAACTTAATACTTCAATTATATTGATAACACATGACCTCGGAATTGTAGCAGATCTTTGCGACAGTGTTAACGTAATGTATGGTGGATGTATAGTTGAGCGTGGAAGCACAAGAGAAATTTTTTATAATGCAAAACATCCTTATACTTGGGGGCTTTTAAATAGTGTGCCCAATCCTAAAACTCTAATAAGAGAAAAATTAAACCCTATAGAGGGGCAACCACCGGATTTATTAGACCCTCCTAAAGGATGTCCCTTTGCTCCTAGGTGTGACTATGCAATGGAAGTATGTTTAACTGACATGCCTGAGGATTTTGTAATTACAAAGGAGAGTTCTGCTGGTAGCATTCACAGCGCTGCTTGTTGGCTTAATCACCCTGATGCCCCAAAGGTAGAAAGAAAACTTAGGGAGGCGCAGAAACTATGA